A genomic stretch from Acetomicrobium sp. S15 = DSM 107314 includes:
- a CDS encoding DMT family transporter — protein MPEISRRKIIIADITLALVAFMWGIGFVAMKDALGTFSPYWLLTIRFSGSFLLMLVIFKNRLKKLTALDVKAGMLAGIFLFLGFAFQTVGLNYTTASKQAFITGTYVVIVPFLAWAVKKAFPGYLSFVASFLCFIGLALLTLEWSKNPFATANKGDLLTLLCAFFFACDIILVEYFVQRMDPLVFATLKVGVAAALSLICALSFENWPSFIPPRTWLSIAYVTLFCTVFAYSAQNMAQKFTPSTHASILLSLESVFGALSGIILLNERFTPQMILGSVLIFIAILLTELGPKTLKRVSATKEHVKSLPRGL, from the coding sequence ATGCCAGAGATCAGTCGTCGAAAAATAATTATTGCAGATATCACTTTAGCCTTAGTTGCTTTTATGTGGGGCATAGGATTTGTCGCTATGAAAGACGCCTTAGGTACTTTCTCTCCATACTGGTTATTAACCATACGTTTTTCTGGATCATTTCTACTAATGCTCGTTATCTTCAAGAATCGTCTCAAAAAACTTACAGCGCTTGACGTAAAAGCAGGAATGCTCGCAGGAATATTCTTATTTTTAGGATTCGCCTTTCAGACTGTAGGATTAAACTACACAACGGCGAGCAAACAGGCTTTTATAACAGGAACGTACGTGGTAATCGTTCCATTTCTTGCCTGGGCTGTTAAAAAAGCCTTCCCCGGTTATTTGTCTTTTGTAGCTTCTTTTTTGTGCTTTATCGGCCTGGCCCTACTTACCTTGGAATGGAGCAAAAACCCTTTCGCAACCGCAAATAAAGGTGATTTGCTTACCTTGCTTTGCGCCTTTTTCTTTGCCTGCGACATTATTCTCGTCGAATATTTCGTGCAACGGATGGACCCATTGGTTTTCGCTACTCTCAAAGTAGGCGTTGCGGCTGCTTTGAGTCTCATATGCGCACTTTCCTTTGAAAATTGGCCCTCGTTTATACCACCGAGAACTTGGTTGAGCATAGCTTATGTAACTCTTTTTTGCACTGTATTTGCTTATTCCGCACAAAACATGGCCCAAAAATTTACCCCTTCCACCCATGCTTCCATCTTGCTGAGCCTTGAATCCGTATTTGGGGCCTTATCCGGCATAATATTACTGAATGAGCGCTTTACGCCTCAAATGATTTTGGGTAGCGTTTTAATCTTTATTGCCATTTTGCTCACAGAGTTAGGGCCCAAAACTTTAAAACGGGTTTCCGCTACAAAAGAGCACGTGAAAAGCCTTCCGAGAGGTCTCTAA
- a CDS encoding YbaK/EbsC family protein — MAEGGASANDLEAVERVRLYLEEHGYGGKITVTDKTIFTVKDAADAIGVEEGSILKSLLLLVDGSPMLALLSGSSRLSSQKVKKLLGVRRVRMAPPDFVYNYAGYKIGGVPPVCYPDKLEALLDENVLKYDVVWAAAGSDHAFFPVSPEELARLTGGRWANICKDDVELEEDK; from the coding sequence ATGGCCGAAGGAGGCGCATCCGCAAACGACTTAGAGGCAGTGGAGCGCGTGCGGCTCTATCTTGAGGAGCATGGCTACGGCGGGAAGATCACGGTCACCGATAAGACTATTTTTACTGTTAAAGATGCAGCAGACGCCATCGGCGTAGAAGAGGGGAGCATCTTAAAGAGCCTGTTGCTTTTGGTCGACGGCTCTCCAATGCTCGCCTTGCTTTCCGGCTCGAGTCGTTTGAGCTCTCAGAAGGTGAAGAAGTTGTTGGGCGTCAGGCGCGTCCGCATGGCTCCGCCGGACTTCGTCTATAACTATGCCGGTTATAAAATCGGCGGCGTGCCGCCCGTGTGTTACCCGGATAAGTTGGAGGCCTTGCTCGATGAAAATGTACTGAAGTATGACGTAGTTTGGGCCGCTGCGGGAAGCGATCACGCCTTCTTCCCCGTTTCACCGGAAGAACTGGCGAGGCTCACTGGAGGGCGATGGGCCAATATCTGCAAAGACGATGTGGAATTGGAGGAGGACAAATGA
- a CDS encoding ImmA/IrrE family metallo-endopeptidase: MSARIEIPSPPEFIPSWAWNEARQWQNLSDFDILIKAESICSCSIELLYKPLTPDLWGFNLKRGDKARIIINTLLSLRWRRFALFHEIYHLIHHPKGERFWSRTATPLSSFEYEADMFAWAAMWQEFEEAAHQ, from the coding sequence ATGAGCGCGAGGATTGAGATTCCATCCCCTCCCGAATTCATTCCGTCCTGGGCCTGGAACGAAGCTCGCCAATGGCAGAACTTGAGCGATTTCGACATCCTAATTAAAGCAGAATCTATCTGTTCCTGCTCGATAGAGCTCCTATATAAGCCCCTAACGCCTGACCTGTGGGGCTTCAATCTGAAGAGAGGCGACAAGGCGCGAATCATCATAAACACCCTCCTCTCCCTGCGTTGGAGGCGATTTGCCCTCTTTCACGAGATATACCACCTCATTCACCACCCTAAAGGTGAGAGATTTTGGTCGAGGACAGCTACTCCGCTCTCCAGTTTCGAATATGAGGCAGACATGTTCGCCTGGGCAGCGATGTGGCAAGAATTCGAGGAGGCCGCGCATCAGTGA
- a CDS encoding lytic transglycosylase domain-containing protein produces MSKKTAKWVLVLICQVIILGLWALPATSSEVEGLFWERKWAALDAVFEARGTHGLSPKEAALIANAWWIQGKFEAALELLGKNRPLFPESIGPYADFFIVLGRERMGRKDQARALAYYLWEKGPKELRFYVAYALARMAISEEEKAEWLLAMRQEASDDGQRKQALEGLLSLANPSYVYALEMLEIAPLHGKALSILKSLPKPYDPTVSFALGYAAYLQGRRSEAISLLEAGESAPGKERKARYYRAYALYHLGEVSGAVKLWESLASTAGGYKLSSVNRIGIAALGGNAEASTALHRLADMDEEAGAAAISFLASLHLKLGETDKVEGFLDRLSARSDGKKYAAEILWQLGWTKWKEKDYKAAKAYFERGIAIGGNNTRQAAFLYWLSRSEERLGNDQRAVSLRQELVKNHPFSFYALIPLEHRDLAFSDGLPDELKGEPDELESWGFVHWAQRRLVSRGDLPSTLRAAQLSAWLGRQEEAYRFATPLSSFLDGASALSKPLMELLYPRPFADIVLAEAKRFGVDPLLVWAIMRQESAFDPSATSWVGAQGLMQLMPPTAEDEASRLKISATDFYDPKINILLGTAHLSRLIERFGVTEYAVAAYNAGMGSVSRWLKERSPVDEWIEDIPYGETNDYVKKVMANYAIYKSLYGG; encoded by the coding sequence ATGAGTAAAAAGACTGCAAAATGGGTATTGGTGCTCATATGCCAGGTGATCATACTCGGCTTATGGGCTTTGCCTGCGACTTCGTCGGAAGTGGAAGGGCTATTTTGGGAGAGGAAATGGGCCGCCTTGGACGCCGTCTTTGAGGCAAGGGGAACGCATGGCCTCTCTCCCAAAGAGGCAGCTTTGATCGCCAACGCCTGGTGGATACAAGGAAAATTTGAAGCCGCGCTCGAACTCTTGGGGAAAAATAGACCCCTTTTCCCCGAGAGTATTGGCCCTTACGCCGATTTCTTCATCGTGCTCGGGAGAGAAAGGATGGGGCGCAAAGATCAGGCGAGGGCGCTGGCTTATTATTTGTGGGAAAAAGGTCCGAAGGAGTTGCGCTTTTACGTAGCCTACGCCTTAGCCCGCATGGCCATATCCGAAGAGGAAAAAGCGGAATGGCTCCTCGCGATGAGACAAGAAGCCTCTGACGATGGACAGAGAAAGCAGGCGCTCGAGGGGTTGCTTTCTCTTGCTAACCCATCTTATGTATATGCCCTCGAGATGCTCGAGATTGCCCCTCTTCACGGCAAGGCGCTCTCCATCCTCAAGAGTTTGCCAAAGCCCTATGATCCTACCGTGTCTTTTGCCCTCGGATACGCCGCTTATCTTCAGGGCCGCAGGAGCGAGGCTATATCGCTACTTGAGGCCGGAGAATCCGCACCCGGCAAGGAGAGAAAAGCCCGTTATTACAGGGCTTATGCCCTTTATCACCTTGGTGAAGTGAGCGGCGCGGTGAAGCTGTGGGAAAGTTTAGCCTCGACGGCGGGCGGATACAAACTTTCCTCTGTAAACCGTATAGGTATAGCTGCACTTGGAGGTAACGCTGAGGCGAGTACGGCGCTTCATCGCTTGGCCGATATGGACGAAGAAGCGGGTGCGGCGGCCATCTCGTTTTTAGCCTCCCTCCACTTGAAACTGGGCGAAACGGATAAAGTAGAAGGTTTTTTGGATCGATTGTCGGCCAGAAGCGATGGAAAGAAATACGCTGCTGAAATCCTGTGGCAGCTCGGATGGACAAAATGGAAAGAGAAGGATTACAAAGCTGCCAAGGCCTATTTCGAACGGGGCATTGCCATTGGCGGTAACAACACCAGGCAGGCTGCCTTTCTATATTGGCTTTCGCGCTCCGAAGAGCGCCTGGGCAACGATCAAAGGGCCGTGTCTTTACGACAAGAGTTGGTGAAAAATCACCCTTTTAGTTTCTATGCGCTCATTCCTCTGGAGCATCGGGATCTGGCCTTTTCCGACGGATTGCCCGATGAACTCAAGGGTGAGCCGGACGAACTGGAAAGTTGGGGTTTCGTTCATTGGGCACAGAGAAGGCTTGTGTCGCGCGGAGATCTTCCTTCAACTCTGAGAGCTGCGCAGCTTTCCGCATGGCTCGGCAGACAGGAAGAGGCCTACAGGTTCGCTACTCCGCTTTCTTCCTTCCTCGACGGCGCTTCCGCTCTCTCCAAACCTCTCATGGAACTCCTCTACCCGCGCCCTTTCGCGGATATCGTCCTCGCGGAGGCGAAGCGCTTCGGCGTGGATCCGCTGCTCGTGTGGGCTATCATGCGCCAGGAAAGCGCCTTCGACCCGAGTGCCACCAGCTGGGTTGGGGCACAGGGCCTAATGCAACTCATGCCGCCTACGGCTGAAGACGAGGCGAGCCGTTTAAAGATATCGGCTACCGATTTTTACGACCCAAAGATTAATATACTTCTTGGGACCGCGCACCTATCGAGGCTCATCGAGCGCTTTGGGGTGACAGAATATGCAGTGGCAGCATATAATGCCGGGATGGGTTCGGTTAGTCGCTGGCTGAAAGAGCGTTCTCCGGTCGACGAGTGGATCGAAGATATCCCTTATGGGGAGACCAATGACTATGTGAAAAAGGTCATGGCCAATTATGCCATTTATAAGTCTTTGTATGGCGGTTAA
- a CDS encoding radical SAM protein — translation MTPLPFFLPMASCPHRCIYCDQTSITGKSTVPSPDDVAKRLAMEKEPLEVCFFGGSFTCLPKERREAYIGAFLKAPQGSRLRFSTHPLCVNGAILREFAGLSLASIEVGISSLDDAVLSTCRRGYSGQEAIEAIKEILDFSYPVGVQLMIGLPGQSEESSMEDIDRLAQVKGPRDMELRIYPCLVIDGTPLAEMVRSKVYVPLSLEECVRRSGKLLQRARSLGFTILRVGLLETTSLAKLVVGGPYHPALGELARAEALALELTRLSSSGPWVLSSASTSLLLGHGGFGLRRLAQVAGMDTDTARSLILWWQ, via the coding sequence GTGACGCCTCTCCCTTTCTTTTTGCCCATGGCCTCGTGCCCTCACCGTTGCATCTACTGTGACCAAACCTCCATAACGGGCAAAAGCACTGTGCCTTCGCCAGACGACGTCGCTAAACGGCTGGCGATGGAGAAGGAACCGCTCGAGGTGTGCTTCTTCGGGGGAAGCTTTACGTGTCTGCCGAAGGAGAGACGCGAGGCTTATATAGGGGCTTTTTTGAAAGCGCCTCAAGGAAGCAGGCTGCGCTTTTCAACCCATCCGCTCTGCGTAAACGGGGCAATCTTGAGGGAGTTCGCGGGGCTTTCTCTCGCGAGTATCGAGGTGGGGATTTCGAGCCTTGACGACGCTGTACTTTCGACCTGTCGAAGGGGATATAGCGGGCAAGAGGCGATCGAAGCCATAAAAGAAATATTGGATTTCTCCTACCCTGTCGGAGTTCAACTCATGATAGGCCTCCCGGGGCAAAGCGAAGAAAGCAGCATGGAAGACATAGACAGGCTCGCTCAAGTTAAAGGACCTAGGGATATGGAGCTCAGGATATATCCGTGCCTGGTCATAGATGGGACACCGCTTGCGGAGATGGTCCGCTCGAAAGTCTACGTCCCGCTTTCTTTGGAAGAGTGCGTGCGCAGGTCGGGCAAATTGCTTCAGCGCGCCCGCAGCCTGGGCTTTACGATTCTCCGCGTTGGACTTTTGGAGACAACTTCCTTGGCTAAATTGGTCGTAGGAGGACCGTACCACCCGGCGCTCGGCGAACTGGCGAGAGCCGAGGCGTTAGCGCTCGAACTAACGCGGCTCTCCTCCAGTGGCCCCTGGGTGCTCTCTTCCGCCTCAACTTCTCTGCTGTTGGGACATGGGGGGTTTGGGCTGCGCCGCCTCGCCCAGGTGGCGGGCATGGATACGGATACGGCAAGAAGCCTCATATTGTGGTGGCAGTAA
- a CDS encoding helix-turn-helix domain-containing protein — translation MKLGLRLKTLRKAIGLTQQELADKVGVSRVYIQTLEANRRLPSMKLLERLAEALGVDVSELIQSQPAKGSNRMDLEELLEREDIEVWYRSRRLSPREIQLVQRLIEAATEDWEAGNDERED, via the coding sequence GTGAAGCTCGGCCTTAGATTGAAAACGCTAAGAAAGGCAATCGGCTTGACGCAGCAAGAACTCGCCGATAAAGTAGGGGTCAGCCGCGTATATATCCAAACGCTGGAGGCCAATCGCCGCCTCCCGTCCATGAAGTTGCTCGAACGCCTGGCTGAGGCCTTAGGCGTCGATGTATCGGAACTCATTCAATCTCAACCTGCGAAGGGATCCAACCGCATGGATCTGGAAGAGCTGTTGGAGCGCGAAGACATCGAGGTGTGGTATCGGAGCAGGCGTCTCTCTCCCAGAGAGATACAGCTGGTCCAACGCTTAATCGAGGCTGCCACAGAAGATTGGGAGGCCGGAAACGATGAGCGCGAGGATTGA
- a CDS encoding metal-dependent transcriptional regulator, with translation MFALTVRREDYLKAIYKLQREQRVVRVKDLAHAMGVSAPTVVGILNGLKEQGLVSQEPYGYLELSKEGAEEAQRLLERERLVRDFFRDILGLPEDEAELNACAVEHYITPACLDRFVAFVRFLKACHHGRPRWLEHYDSFAQDGELPAEKEEKCDSCDLCSPL, from the coding sequence ATGTTTGCACTTACAGTGCGGAGAGAGGATTACCTCAAAGCCATATATAAGCTCCAAAGAGAACAGAGAGTCGTGCGCGTAAAAGACCTGGCGCACGCCATGGGCGTCAGTGCCCCCACCGTCGTCGGAATACTCAACGGGCTCAAGGAGCAGGGCTTGGTATCTCAGGAACCATACGGTTACCTTGAGCTTTCAAAAGAGGGAGCCGAAGAGGCGCAGAGGCTTCTGGAAAGAGAAAGGTTGGTTCGCGACTTCTTCAGAGATATCTTGGGGCTTCCCGAGGACGAGGCCGAGCTCAATGCCTGTGCTGTGGAGCATTATATAACGCCCGCTTGTCTGGATCGTTTTGTGGCTTTTGTCAGGTTTTTGAAAGCCTGTCACCACGGCAGACCACGCTGGCTCGAGCACTATGACAGCTTCGCGCAAGATGGCGAACTTCCTGCCGAAAAAGAGGAGAAATGCGACAGTTGTGATCTCTGCAGTCCACTTTAA